Genomic segment of Aquarana catesbeiana isolate 2022-GZ linkage group LG09, ASM4218655v1, whole genome shotgun sequence:
cagctggaggtccgctaaatgcatatccctgttctagatcATGTTATAGATGGAGCTCAGTGCTGTGCACTGACACCCCACAATAGGACTGCCATGGGACCAACGACTTCATAGAGAGAGATGGCgtcacgggtgggggggggggggtattcctgACTGTGAAGATGTACATTATCTGTACCACACACAGGGCGCAGCCATGTTATAAACCAGCGCTCAGCATCCACCGAGGACAGCGGCCCCTGCCGGGACATCACTGCTGTACCGCACGCCATAATCACATCACCCGGCCGCTCACTGTCTCTTCATTCCTAAACCACACCATCCATAACAACATTCCGCACCGCTACCGAGGATTACACCAGATTCACTCACCATCCTGAACCGGACAGACCCTGTCACCACAATGGCGGCTAAGAAAGAGGAAACCGGAAGGCGCAGAGCAGAGGTTAGTGATGCGGAACCATAGAGAACAGATGAGGCGCTCTGTAGGGAGCCTGAGAAAAATACTTGCTCCACCCAGTGGCTACGGAAGGAATTGCTCCTGGTACTGTGGATCACATACTGTGTTATCCAACCActaaaaccatagctcccaactgtccctgattttgagggactgtccccgatttggaaaaatttccatctgtccctctttcctcctcctttgtccctcattttggtctgatctatataattgtatataaaatgcactttttatctttcaaaaatagtTTCTGCGTgctaaactttcatccaatttctaaattgctgcatttgtaattgtcaaaagccagtataaaggaatagtagtggggaaaaaagcacttgtgggtgtaactaatcattttttaggtataattctcctttaagggggtgtggcaggaggtgtcctatgcccacataacTGACATTATAATCCTAGATACCAGGAAACAGCTAGCCCCGCCCACAGCCTGCATTTCATTCGCCCACTTTCAGGGTGGGCGTGACCAAACTATACTCATTTTTTGCAATAGTCCTGCTTTGATCCTGTCTCTAAATATGAGGGAACTGCCCATCACATCCACTTTACAGGTTGGTCCCACCCAGGCCCTACCGCCAATAATGTTGGAATTGCCCACTTGTAGATCTGATCCTTCAATTAATGCGTATGTGCATTAACTCAGGTTAGGTTGATGCTGTGATCTCAGGACATGGCCAGGACACAGCCTTAGTAGGACAGGGGGGCGAAGATACAAGATCGTCCtggcaaatctgggacagttggcatgtatggggtgacaactgtctcccggTTGTGTTCTTTCAATACCATCTTATCATATGCACCTCTGGGAGAGACTACAAGCTTCTGCGCTGACACACGTTACTATGGAATGAGTCCATCACAGTCAGGAAGCCAGTCCAGAGCAATGGTGTACAGCCAATACAAGAAGAGAAGAATATGTGTGGATGCGGCgctaaaaatattgtgaaaaaaaacacaaaatggttGAATTGTGTCAAATGTTCAGAAGTggtgaaaacataataaaaaaagaaaactaaagcagtgtCACATAAGTGAATATATGGTAATCAATTAAATGACCAATATACTATGGATAGGAGATTATCACATAGTATATTGTCATGGATATGAATGGCACTATGAATGCCATTCATATCCATGACAGTTCTGTGACTGGCAGGATGGAGGACTAGTTTCTCTCCCCCCTGCAGCGATCCTTTCCTTCTTTGGGGAATCTTGGAGACTTCAATGCCATTGTGGTTTCTCTGTGTGTTTCCTCTATTTGGATCCCTGAGCTTGAATCTTCACCTCTGTCCCTCAGGGTGGTTTGGAGGATTTTTGGAGCACTCTTTCATGCTAAGTTGTGGGGATCTATCTGATCAAGAGGCTGGGGATTTACACCGATGAGTTTTGGGAGACTTTAATCCCTGTGTTTGGTGTGACCGCCGCAGCGGTCCTTGCATCTGGTAAGGAGATCGCTTACTCACATTGGGTGAACACCATTCCTTGGCGATTGGGATCTTCTTTGTAAATCTTTCCAGTCACAATCTTGCATGGATATCCTATTATACTGGAACTCTGAAGAAGTTATATATTCATATGCACATCACTTCTTTTCTGGGTTGTAATCATCACTTTATATGAAGTTTTTTGGAcactttatataatttttattaatttaatttgtaTACTATTTTGATCATGTTTGTGGAGTGGTAGCTACTAGTTGGATTGTTGATTGATAATCTCCTATCCATAGTATATTGGTCATTTAATTGATTACCATATATTCACTTATGTGacactgctttagttttctttttttattatgttttcaccACTTCTGAAAATTTGACACAATTCaaccattttgtgttttttttcacaatatttttagcACCGCATCCACacatatttttttcatgttttggagTTTGTATTAGAACTTTTTTGATGCTGGCAGCTTTATTTGATGAAATTCAATTCTCTttggtttaaaaacaatattttttgcttttcctTTTTCTAGCGCTACGTTCACCTTTTGGTTTTTCTACCAATACAAGAAGAGGCTGAAGGAGACCGGGGCACAGCAGCACTGGGATGCAATactgaaaacagtattttatgggAAGAAACATTATACACCATGGTTTagaccagtggtcttcaaactgtggcccgtgggctggatgtggccctttgcttgtctttatctggctcttggggcactattccaccaactgacaccaacgacggggcaccattcctcctactgacaccaacaatggggcactagtcttctAATTGATctcaacaatggaacactatttcttccactgaaaccaaagatggggcactgatcccggggctttttttttttttttttttttttttttttacacccactaGGCACAGTCcaccccccctaaagcctgaaggacagtaaattggtaGTTTACTATGagcatttggagacccctggtttagatacaTCAGGAGGTGGAGT
This window contains:
- the RPL39 gene encoding large ribosomal subunit protein eL39; amino-acid sequence: MRDKGGGKRDRWKFFQIGDSPSKSGTVGSYGFSGWITQYVIHSTRSNSFRSHWVEQVFFSGSLQSASSVLYGSASLTSALRLPVSSFLAAIVVTGSVRFRMSSHKTFRIKRFLAKKQKQNRPIPQWIRMKTGNKIRYNSKRRHWRRTKLGL